Proteins encoded by one window of Microbacterium testaceum:
- a CDS encoding DNA/RNA non-specific endonuclease has translation MSDGYDPDFLGIPLPLPSPARATTQIDYPRFSVLLDEQRRFAAVTAVVIDGARLLDLARTGEWRLDPRVPEESQAGPEAYSRNDLDRGHLVRRRDPGWGATAEARAATEATFFYTNAAPQAAGFNQSKELWLGLEDHVLAYAETTDQRLAVFTAPVLADDDPPYRGIRVPLRFWKIAAWRQDDTPAAAGFVLDQSDLVDTRQGLVVPPLGAFRTFQVPIADIAAEAGVDVGQLVDADTFVRRGLRPVAARELRSTDDIVL, from the coding sequence ATGAGCGACGGCTACGACCCGGACTTCCTCGGCATCCCCCTGCCCCTTCCCTCTCCCGCGCGAGCGACGACGCAGATCGACTATCCGCGATTCTCGGTGCTGCTCGATGAGCAGCGGCGCTTCGCGGCGGTCACCGCCGTGGTCATCGACGGCGCTCGCCTGCTCGACCTCGCGCGCACCGGTGAGTGGCGACTCGATCCCCGCGTACCCGAAGAGAGCCAGGCCGGACCCGAGGCCTACAGCCGCAACGATCTCGACCGCGGGCACCTCGTGCGTCGGCGCGATCCGGGCTGGGGCGCCACCGCTGAGGCGCGCGCGGCCACCGAGGCCACGTTCTTCTACACGAACGCCGCCCCGCAGGCCGCCGGCTTCAACCAGTCGAAAGAGCTCTGGCTCGGTCTCGAAGACCACGTCTTGGCCTACGCCGAGACGACCGACCAGCGCCTCGCCGTGTTCACCGCGCCGGTGCTCGCCGACGACGACCCGCCGTACCGCGGCATCCGGGTGCCGCTGCGCTTCTGGAAGATCGCCGCGTGGCGCCAGGACGACACGCCCGCCGCGGCCGGTTTCGTGCTCGACCAGAGCGACCTCGTCGACACGCGGCAAGGGCTCGTGGTGCCGCCCCTCGGCGCGTTCCGCACGTTCCAGGTCCCGATCGCCGATATAGCGGCCGAAGCGGGCGTCGACGTCGGACAGCTCGTCGACGCCGACACCTTCGTTCGTCGCGGCCTGCGACCGGTCGCTGCGCGCGAACTGCGCAGCACCGACGACATCGTGCTGTGA
- a CDS encoding DedA family protein: MDGVDAWLQAIAASPWALPAMALLVFADAFLVVIPGEAAVTAFGALAVAHGTPPLAAVILVAGAAAFAGDLGCYLVGRLVGVERWAWMRGPRVSAALDWARARLERNAAVVLFTARFVPFARLAVNLAAGAARVNPARYLGVAALAALAWAAYQAVVGAVVAALVPGGPVVAVVVSIVVAVGIGVGIDLVLARRAKRRAAARS, encoded by the coding sequence ATGGACGGAGTCGACGCCTGGCTACAGGCGATCGCGGCGAGCCCGTGGGCCCTGCCCGCGATGGCACTGCTCGTGTTCGCCGACGCGTTCCTCGTCGTGATCCCCGGTGAGGCCGCGGTCACGGCGTTCGGTGCCCTCGCCGTCGCCCACGGCACTCCCCCGCTCGCAGCGGTGATCCTCGTCGCGGGGGCCGCGGCCTTCGCCGGCGACCTCGGCTGCTATCTGGTGGGACGTCTCGTGGGCGTCGAGCGCTGGGCCTGGATGCGCGGGCCCCGCGTCTCCGCCGCCCTCGACTGGGCGCGGGCGCGCCTCGAACGCAACGCCGCCGTCGTGCTCTTCACCGCGCGGTTCGTGCCCTTCGCGCGGCTCGCGGTCAACCTCGCGGCGGGGGCGGCGCGGGTGAATCCGGCGCGGTACCTGGGCGTCGCGGCGCTCGCGGCCCTCGCGTGGGCGGCGTACCAAGCGGTGGTCGGGGCGGTCGTCGCGGCGCTCGTGCCGGGCGGTCCGGTGGTGGCGGTGGTGGTGTCGATCGTCGTGGCCGTGGGGATCGGCGTCGGCATCGATCTGGTGCTCGCGCGGCGGGCGAAGCGCCGGGCGGCCGCGCGCTCCTGA
- a CDS encoding LLM class flavin-dependent oxidoreductase, producing the protein MSETNTWPGMQFGVMTVSDITQDPTTGTTPSEAQRIKDTLTIAKHTEEVGLDVFALGEHHNPPFWSSSPTTTLAYIAAQTERLILTTSTTLITTNDPVKIAEDFAMLQHVSGGRADLMLGRGNTGPVYPWFGKDIRQGLPLTIENYDLLHKLWREDVVDWEGKFRTPLQGFTSTPRPLDGVPPFVWHGSIRTPEIAEQAAYYGNGFFANNIFWPKEHYQRLITLYRERFAHYGHGTPQQAIVGLGGQVFMRANSQDAVREFRPYFDNAPVYGHGPSLEDFSEMTPLTVGSPQQIIDRYAAMRETFGDYQRQLFLIDHAGLPTKTVLEQLDILGGEVVPVLRKELQKNRPAEVPDAPTHANQVEKIYAGAAPRQAVPGANRGDNMVSGSPYQDAAPRSGSAFGAAASKVGA; encoded by the coding sequence ATGAGCGAGACGAACACCTGGCCCGGAATGCAGTTCGGTGTCATGACGGTGAGCGACATCACCCAGGACCCGACCACCGGTACGACGCCGAGCGAAGCCCAGCGCATCAAAGACACCCTCACGATCGCCAAGCACACCGAAGAGGTCGGCCTGGACGTCTTCGCCCTCGGCGAGCACCACAACCCGCCGTTCTGGTCGTCGTCGCCCACGACGACGCTCGCGTACATCGCGGCCCAGACCGAGCGCCTCATCCTCACGACCTCCACGACCCTCATCACCACGAACGACCCGGTGAAGATCGCCGAGGACTTCGCGATGCTGCAGCACGTCTCGGGCGGTCGCGCCGACCTCATGCTCGGCCGCGGCAACACCGGCCCGGTCTACCCCTGGTTCGGCAAGGACATCCGCCAGGGTCTGCCCCTGACCATCGAGAACTACGACCTGCTGCACAAGCTGTGGCGTGAAGACGTCGTCGACTGGGAGGGGAAGTTCCGCACCCCGCTGCAGGGCTTCACCTCGACCCCGCGTCCCCTCGATGGTGTGCCCCCGTTCGTGTGGCACGGCTCGATCCGCACGCCCGAGATCGCCGAGCAGGCCGCGTACTACGGCAACGGCTTCTTCGCGAACAACATCTTCTGGCCCAAGGAGCACTACCAGCGCCTGATCACGCTGTACCGCGAGCGCTTCGCCCACTACGGACACGGCACGCCCCAGCAGGCGATCGTCGGCCTCGGCGGCCAGGTGTTCATGCGCGCCAACTCGCAGGACGCCGTGCGCGAGTTCCGCCCGTACTTCGACAACGCCCCCGTCTACGGCCACGGCCCGAGCCTCGAGGACTTCAGCGAGATGACCCCGCTGACCGTCGGCTCGCCGCAGCAGATCATCGACCGCTACGCCGCGATGCGCGAGACGTTCGGCGACTACCAGCGCCAGCTGTTCCTCATCGACCACGCGGGTCTGCCGACCAAGACCGTGCTCGAGCAGCTCGACATCCTGGGCGGCGAGGTCGTTCCGGTGTTGCGCAAGGAGCTGCAGAAGAACCGCCCCGCCGAGGTGCCGGACGCCCCGACGCACGCCAACCAGGTCGAGAAGATCTACGCCGGCGCGGCCCCGCGTCAGGCGGTTCCCGGCGCGAATCGCGGCGACAACATGGTCTCGGGCAGCCCGTACCAGGATGCCGCGCCTCGCTCGGGCAGCGCCTTCGGTGCGGCCGCGTCGAAGGTCGGTGCCTGA
- the efeB gene encoding iron uptake transporter deferrochelatase/peroxidase subunit: MPEEQTPDATGLSRRGLMGLALGAGATGLVVGAGGGLVGGQAYALEQQKAVKDAAAVTTGIHQPGITTPVQEHLHFASYDMMARTTHDDLAELLSDWTYAATRMMQGLEVTATGAVGGSPQAPPDDTGEALGLPASNLTITFGFGPSLFDQRFGLEGQRPDGLERLPAFLGDDLDPLRSDGDLCIQACADDPQVAVHAIRNLSRIAFGRATIRWSQLGFGRTSKTTSEQTTPRNLFGFKDGTANILADDAAALDENVWVSASEGPAWLAGGSYLVARRISMLIETWDRTRLAEQDRVIGRDKANGAPLSGGDEFTAPDFAAAGATGAPAIDPRSHVRLAHPDMNGGIRLLRRGYNFVDGTTDLGRLNAGLFFLSFQKSPQRYITVQKALSTDAMNEYVRHVGSGLWAVPPAPAAGASVGAGLLGA; encoded by the coding sequence ATGCCGGAGGAGCAGACCCCGGATGCCACGGGCTTGTCGCGCCGTGGGCTGATGGGCCTCGCCCTCGGCGCCGGGGCCACGGGGCTCGTCGTCGGCGCCGGAGGCGGCCTCGTCGGCGGTCAGGCCTACGCCCTCGAGCAGCAGAAGGCGGTGAAGGATGCCGCGGCGGTGACGACCGGCATCCATCAGCCCGGGATCACGACGCCGGTGCAGGAGCACCTGCACTTCGCCTCGTACGACATGATGGCGCGGACCACGCACGACGACCTCGCCGAGTTGCTCTCGGACTGGACGTACGCCGCGACCCGCATGATGCAGGGGCTCGAGGTGACCGCCACGGGTGCCGTGGGCGGCTCTCCCCAGGCGCCGCCGGACGACACGGGCGAGGCCCTGGGTCTGCCGGCGAGCAACCTCACCATCACGTTCGGATTCGGGCCGTCGCTGTTCGACCAGCGCTTCGGACTCGAGGGGCAGCGTCCCGACGGGCTCGAGCGGCTGCCGGCGTTCCTCGGCGACGATCTCGACCCGCTGCGTTCCGACGGCGATCTCTGCATCCAGGCCTGTGCGGACGACCCGCAGGTGGCGGTCCACGCCATCCGCAACCTCAGTCGGATCGCCTTCGGTCGGGCGACGATCCGGTGGTCGCAGCTCGGGTTCGGTCGCACCTCGAAGACGACCTCCGAGCAGACGACCCCTCGGAATCTGTTCGGGTTCAAGGACGGAACGGCCAACATCCTCGCCGACGATGCGGCCGCTCTCGACGAGAACGTGTGGGTGTCGGCATCCGAGGGTCCGGCCTGGCTCGCGGGCGGGTCGTACCTGGTCGCGCGGCGCATCTCGATGCTCATCGAGACGTGGGACCGCACGCGTCTGGCCGAGCAGGACCGCGTAATCGGTCGTGACAAGGCGAACGGCGCACCGCTCTCGGGCGGCGACGAGTTCACCGCGCCGGACTTCGCGGCGGCGGGCGCCACCGGGGCCCCGGCGATCGACCCGCGCAGCCACGTGCGCCTCGCGCACCCCGACATGAACGGCGGTATCCGACTGCTGCGTCGCGGGTACAACTTCGTCGACGGCACGACCGACCTGGGGCGACTCAACGCCGGCCTGTTCTTCCTGTCGTTCCAGAAGAGCCCGCAGCGGTACATCACCGTGCAGAAGGCCCTCTCGACGGATGCCATGAACGAGTACGTCCGCCACGTCGGCTCGGGGCTGTGGGCCGTGCCGCCCGCACCGGCCGCGGGGGCATCGGTGGGGGCGGGGCTGCTCGGGGCGTAA
- a CDS encoding GDSL-type esterase/lipase family protein, with protein sequence MRVALLAESFLPHMNGVTGSVLHVLRHLAEAGHETLVIAPRSGDVTADLHGARTELLRSVPLPSYPEVRVVFARAARLGALLRDFAPDVVHLASPFVLGWQGLAAADALKIPSVAVYQTDVVAYSQKYGLPHATALVAGHVSRLHRRATLTLAPSSASTRQLEDLGVDRIRRWGRGVDAVRFAPEHRDDRWRARIAPNGERIIGYVGRLAPEKQVDDLRALADLPDTRLVIVGDGPSRPALEKAIPDAVFTGHLGGSELASTLAGFDVFVHPGESETFGQTIQEALASGVPVVATGVGGPLDLVRSSVDGWLYKPGDLDDLRARVADLVGDDAKRRAFARAARGSVEGRTWAALTGSLIEHYRDAIALRRVDDSLLRRGSPRPAGTAASRTRGRWTRFVALGDSLTEGLCDASRMPSGQFRGWADRLAELLAGTTDEGPFRYANLAVRSRRVRHLIDEQIPAALALKPDLVSILIGANDLVGPAPVLPALVAEVESAVRAVRRTGADVLLVTTFLPRRPAARIFARRFAAYNVHLRRIAAEQGAILLDLEAVGEIGEAPMWADDLVHLSSAGHRLVAYRGAEALGVPDARALLGLDEALHADEAERPRGTWLTRDALPWVWRRVRGRTAGDGIVAKHAGYIELPIRGDRERADAV encoded by the coding sequence GTGAGAGTCGCGCTGCTGGCCGAATCCTTCCTCCCGCACATGAACGGGGTCACCGGTTCCGTTCTCCACGTCCTGCGCCATCTGGCGGAGGCGGGCCACGAGACGCTCGTGATCGCCCCCAGATCCGGCGACGTCACCGCCGACCTGCACGGAGCCCGCACCGAGCTGCTGCGTTCGGTTCCCCTGCCGTCGTACCCCGAGGTGCGCGTGGTCTTCGCCCGGGCCGCGCGCCTGGGAGCCCTGCTGCGCGACTTCGCCCCCGACGTCGTGCACCTGGCATCGCCGTTCGTGCTGGGGTGGCAGGGTCTCGCGGCCGCCGACGCGCTGAAGATCCCCTCGGTCGCGGTCTACCAGACGGACGTCGTCGCCTACTCGCAGAAGTACGGACTGCCGCACGCGACCGCTCTCGTCGCCGGACACGTCTCGCGCCTGCACCGCCGGGCGACTCTCACGCTCGCGCCCTCGTCGGCGTCGACCCGGCAGCTCGAGGACCTCGGCGTCGACCGCATCCGTCGGTGGGGCAGGGGAGTGGATGCCGTGCGCTTCGCCCCCGAGCACCGCGACGACCGGTGGCGGGCGCGGATCGCCCCGAACGGCGAGCGCATCATCGGCTACGTCGGTCGCCTGGCGCCCGAGAAGCAGGTCGACGACCTCCGCGCCCTCGCCGACCTCCCCGACACGCGGCTGGTCATCGTCGGCGACGGCCCCTCGCGTCCCGCCCTCGAGAAGGCGATCCCGGATGCCGTGTTCACCGGCCACCTGGGCGGTTCGGAGCTCGCGTCGACCCTCGCGGGCTTCGACGTGTTCGTGCACCCGGGGGAGAGCGAGACCTTCGGTCAAACCATTCAGGAGGCGCTCGCCAGCGGTGTTCCGGTGGTCGCGACGGGTGTCGGTGGTCCCCTCGACCTCGTGCGCTCGAGCGTCGACGGGTGGCTCTACAAGCCCGGCGACCTCGACGACCTGCGCGCGCGCGTCGCGGACCTCGTGGGCGACGACGCCAAACGCCGCGCCTTCGCCCGCGCGGCGCGCGGCTCGGTGGAGGGACGCACGTGGGCGGCGCTGACCGGGTCGCTGATCGAGCACTACCGCGACGCCATCGCCCTGCGCCGCGTCGACGACAGCCTGCTGCGGCGCGGCAGTCCACGACCGGCCGGCACCGCGGCATCCCGCACTCGAGGACGGTGGACGCGTTTCGTGGCCCTCGGGGACTCGCTGACCGAGGGGCTGTGCGACGCCTCGCGGATGCCGTCGGGGCAGTTCCGCGGCTGGGCCGACCGTCTCGCCGAGCTCCTCGCCGGAACCACCGACGAGGGGCCGTTCCGCTACGCGAATCTCGCCGTGCGCAGCCGTCGGGTGCGGCACCTGATCGACGAGCAGATCCCCGCGGCTCTCGCCCTGAAGCCCGACCTGGTGTCGATCCTCATCGGTGCGAACGATCTCGTGGGGCCGGCGCCCGTGCTCCCGGCGCTGGTGGCCGAGGTCGAGTCGGCGGTGCGCGCGGTGCGCCGGACCGGTGCCGATGTGCTGCTGGTGACGACGTTCCTTCCGCGACGGCCCGCCGCGCGCATCTTCGCCCGACGGTTCGCGGCGTACAACGTGCACTTGCGTCGGATCGCGGCGGAGCAGGGCGCGATCCTGCTCGACCTCGAGGCCGTGGGCGAGATCGGCGAGGCGCCGATGTGGGCCGATGACCTCGTGCACCTCAGTTCGGCCGGGCACCGCCTCGTCGCCTACCGCGGGGCGGAAGCCCTGGGCGTGCCCGACGCGCGGGCGCTGCTCGGTCTCGATGAGGCGCTGCACGCCGACGAGGCCGAGCGTCCGCGCGGAACCTGGCTCACGCGCGACGCTCTGCCATGGGTGTGGCGCCGCGTGCGCGGGCGGACGGCGGGAGACGGGATCGTCGCCAAGCACGCGGGCTACATCGAGCTGCCCATCCGCGGTGATCGGGAGCGCGCCGACGCGGTCTGA
- a CDS encoding class I SAM-dependent methyltransferase — protein sequence MDATQWDERYRASAGGVWATQPPAVVRAIAGALPPGSAIDVATGDGRTALWLAQRGWTTTGIDFSEAGLALAAARPGGDAVSWVRADVHEFEPAASVDLVVSCYLHLGDNAAAIARIAEWVAPGGTLIVLGHDVDNIAAGGHGPSDPAILYTPELLRGALDDRFRVERCEQVTRGSADSELRDGHTSPAIDTVLHAVRVR from the coding sequence ATGGATGCCACGCAGTGGGACGAGCGCTACCGCGCCTCCGCCGGGGGAGTGTGGGCGACCCAACCTCCCGCCGTCGTCCGCGCGATCGCCGGCGCGCTGCCGCCGGGCTCCGCGATCGACGTCGCAACCGGCGACGGACGCACGGCCCTCTGGCTGGCGCAGCGCGGCTGGACGACGACCGGCATCGACTTCTCGGAAGCGGGTCTGGCGCTCGCGGCAGCCCGCCCGGGCGGCGACGCCGTCTCGTGGGTGCGTGCCGACGTGCACGAGTTCGAGCCCGCGGCATCCGTCGATCTCGTGGTGTCGTGCTACCTGCACCTGGGCGACAACGCCGCCGCGATCGCGCGCATCGCCGAATGGGTGGCGCCCGGGGGAACCCTCATCGTCCTCGGCCACGACGTCGACAACATCGCCGCGGGCGGGCACGGACCCTCTGACCCGGCGATCCTCTATACGCCCGAGCTGCTGCGCGGCGCGCTCGACGACCGTTTCCGCGTCGAGCGTTGTGAGCAGGTGACGCGCGGCTCCGCTGATTCCGAGCTGCGCGACGGGCACACGAGTCCCGCGATCGACACGGTGCTGCACGCGGTGCGGGTGCGCTGA
- a CDS encoding polyribonucleotide nucleotidyltransferase, producing MEGPEITAAEAVLDNGRFGTRTVRFETGRLAQQAQGAVAAYLDEETMLLSATSAGKHPREGFDFFPLTVDVEERSYAAGKIPGSFFRREGRPSTEAILVCRLIDRPLRPSFVDGLRNEVQIVVTVLSIAPGEFYDALAINAASLSTQISGLPFSGPIAGVRLALIPGQGENADQWVAFPTVTQLEDAVFDLIVAGRVLDDGDVAIMMVEAEATEGSWNMIKGGATKPNEQVVAEGLEAAKPFLRQLVDAQNEVARTAAKEIQSFPVFPAYSQETYDFVAGRAYDRLVPVYQIADKQERQNADDEVKTSVKEQLVAAVESGELPAVATLEFNAAYKSVTKTIVRGRILAEGVRMDGRGLADIRPLDAEVQVIPRVHGSAIFQRGETQILGVTTLNMLKMEQQIDSLSPITSKRYLHHYNFPPYSTGETGRVGSPKRREIGHGFLAERALVPVLPSREEFPYAIRQVSEALGSNGSTSMGSVCASTLSLLNAGVPLRAPVAGIAMGLVTDEVDGQTRYAALTDILGAEDALGDMDFKVAGTSEFITAIQLDTKLDGIPSSVLAAALTQAKEARLTILNVLNSAIDAPDEMAPTAPRVISVQIPVDKIGELIGPKGKTINSIQDETGAQISIEDDGTVYIGATDGPSAEAARAQVNAIANPTNPEVGEQFLGTVVKIATFGAFVSLLPGKDGLLHVSEVRKLAGGKRVENVEDVLSVGRKILVRITKIDDRGKLSLEPVLDEEATTPEPADTQSSAAASEGPEAPAEG from the coding sequence TTGGAAGGTCCAGAAATCACCGCCGCTGAAGCCGTTCTCGACAACGGCCGTTTCGGCACCCGTACCGTCCGGTTCGAAACCGGACGCCTCGCTCAGCAGGCTCAGGGCGCAGTCGCCGCCTACCTCGACGAGGAGACCATGCTGTTGTCGGCCACCAGCGCCGGCAAGCACCCGCGTGAAGGATTCGACTTCTTCCCGCTGACCGTCGACGTCGAGGAGCGCTCGTACGCCGCCGGCAAGATCCCCGGCTCGTTCTTCCGCCGCGAGGGTCGCCCCTCCACCGAGGCCATCCTCGTGTGCCGCCTCATCGACCGCCCGCTGCGCCCGTCGTTCGTCGACGGCCTGCGCAACGAGGTGCAGATCGTCGTCACCGTGCTGTCGATCGCCCCCGGCGAGTTCTACGACGCGCTGGCCATCAACGCCGCCTCGCTGTCGACCCAGATCTCGGGTCTGCCGTTCTCGGGTCCCATCGCGGGTGTGCGCCTGGCGCTCATCCCCGGCCAGGGCGAGAACGCCGACCAGTGGGTCGCCTTCCCGACCGTCACGCAGCTCGAGGACGCCGTCTTCGACCTCATCGTCGCGGGCCGCGTGCTCGACGACGGCGACGTCGCCATCATGATGGTGGAGGCCGAGGCCACCGAGGGCAGCTGGAACATGATCAAGGGCGGCGCGACCAAGCCGAACGAGCAGGTCGTCGCCGAGGGCCTCGAGGCCGCCAAGCCCTTCCTGCGCCAGCTCGTCGACGCGCAGAACGAGGTCGCGCGCACCGCGGCCAAGGAGATCCAGTCGTTCCCCGTCTTCCCGGCCTACAGCCAGGAGACCTACGACTTCGTCGCCGGTCGTGCCTACGACCGTCTGGTGCCCGTGTACCAGATCGCCGACAAGCAGGAGCGTCAGAACGCCGATGACGAGGTCAAGACCTCGGTCAAGGAGCAGCTCGTGGCCGCCGTCGAGTCGGGCGAGCTGCCCGCCGTCGCGACCCTCGAGTTCAACGCTGCCTACAAGTCGGTCACCAAGACGATCGTCCGCGGTCGAATCCTGGCCGAGGGCGTCCGCATGGACGGCCGCGGACTCGCCGACATCCGCCCGCTCGATGCCGAGGTGCAGGTCATCCCGCGCGTTCACGGCTCGGCGATCTTCCAGCGCGGCGAGACCCAGATCCTGGGCGTCACCACGCTGAACATGCTCAAGATGGAGCAGCAGATCGACTCGCTCTCGCCCATCACGAGCAAGCGCTACCTGCACCACTACAACTTCCCGCCGTACTCGACCGGTGAGACCGGTCGCGTGGGTTCGCCGAAGCGTCGCGAGATCGGTCACGGCTTCCTGGCCGAGCGCGCGCTCGTTCCGGTGCTCCCCAGCCGCGAGGAGTTCCCCTACGCGATCCGTCAGGTGTCCGAGGCCCTCGGCTCCAACGGCTCGACGTCGATGGGCTCGGTCTGCGCCTCGACCCTGTCGCTGCTGAACGCGGGTGTGCCGCTGCGCGCCCCCGTCGCCGGTATCGCCATGGGTCTGGTCACCGACGAGGTCGACGGACAGACGCGCTACGCCGCCCTGACCGACATCCTCGGCGCCGAAGACGCCCTCGGCGACATGGACTTCAAGGTCGCCGGCACGAGCGAGTTCATCACCGCGATCCAGCTCGACACCAAGCTCGACGGCATCCCGTCGTCGGTGCTGGCCGCCGCCCTCACCCAGGCCAAGGAGGCTCGCCTCACGATCCTCAACGTCCTGAACTCGGCGATCGACGCTCCCGACGAGATGGCGCCCACCGCGCCCCGCGTCATCAGCGTGCAGATCCCGGTCGACAAGATCGGCGAGCTCATCGGACCCAAGGGCAAGACGATCAACTCCATCCAGGACGAGACCGGCGCCCAGATTTCGATCGAGGACGACGGCACCGTCTACATCGGTGCGACCGACGGCCCCTCGGCCGAGGCGGCCCGCGCCCAGGTGAACGCGATCGCCAACCCGACCAACCCCGAGGTGGGGGAGCAGTTCCTCGGAACCGTCGTCAAGATCGCGACCTTCGGTGCGTTCGTCTCGCTGCTTCCCGGCAAGGACGGCCTGCTGCACGTCAGCGAGGTCCGCAAGCTCGCCGGTGGCAAGCGCGTCGAGAACGTCGAGGACGTGCTCTCGGTCGGTCGCAAGATCCTCGTGCGCATCACGAAGATCGACGACCGCGGCAAGCTCTCGCTCGAGCCCGTGCTCGACGAGGAGGCCACCACGCCCGAGCCCGCCGACACGCAGAGCTCGGCCGCCGCGAGCGAGGGCCCCGAGGCTCCCGCCGAAGGCTGA
- a CDS encoding fructosamine kinase family protein encodes MEQHVKTRPDAPAGFFAAEAAGLEWLADAGGARIAEVIEVADRRIVLERIAEARPSAEAADAFGAALVATHDAGAEAFGSPPPGWTGDIFIGSRPQPARPKPTWGVFYAAQRVEPFVPIAVAAGNLSASGAEVVARACALIAAGAFDDDEPPARLHGDLWAGNVLWGEDGVVLIDPAAHGGHRETDLAMLALFGCPFLERIVDAYDRAHPLREGWSERVPVHQLHPLAVHAAGHGPSYGRALVEAAERTLALV; translated from the coding sequence ATGGAACAGCACGTGAAGACCCGCCCCGACGCCCCCGCGGGGTTCTTCGCCGCCGAGGCCGCGGGGCTGGAATGGCTCGCCGACGCGGGCGGCGCGCGCATCGCCGAGGTGATCGAGGTCGCGGACCGGCGGATCGTGCTGGAGCGCATCGCCGAGGCGCGTCCCTCCGCGGAGGCCGCCGACGCCTTCGGCGCCGCGCTCGTCGCGACCCACGACGCGGGGGCTGAGGCGTTCGGCTCGCCGCCTCCCGGCTGGACGGGCGACATCTTCATCGGCAGCAGACCGCAACCCGCGCGGCCGAAGCCCACCTGGGGCGTCTTCTACGCGGCGCAGCGCGTCGAGCCGTTCGTGCCGATCGCCGTCGCGGCCGGCAACCTGTCGGCATCCGGAGCCGAGGTCGTCGCGCGCGCGTGCGCGCTGATCGCGGCCGGAGCCTTCGACGACGACGAACCGCCCGCGCGGCTGCACGGCGACCTCTGGGCGGGCAACGTGCTGTGGGGCGAGGACGGTGTCGTGCTGATCGACCCGGCAGCGCACGGCGGTCATCGCGAGACCGATCTCGCGATGCTCGCGCTGTTCGGATGCCCCTTCCTCGAGCGGATCGTCGACGCCTACGACCGCGCGCACCCGTTGCGCGAGGGCTGGAGCGAGCGCGTGCCCGTGCACCAGTTGCATCCCCTCGCCGTGCACGCCGCCGGACACGGGCCGTCGTACGGGCGGGCCCTCGTCGAGGCCGCCGAGCGGACGCTCGCGTTGGTCTGA
- a CDS encoding FMN reductase: MAARRIAVVTAGLSTPSSTRMLGDRLSHAVLAELRERGIEATADVFELRDYAHDLTDNLLTGFAPPALEQMINTVVLADGIIAVTPIFSTSYSGLFKSFIDVLDPQALTGTPVLLGANAGTARHSLAIDYAIRPLFTYLHANPVPTGVFAASSDWGANADEVAPLGSRVDRGARELADAIAAREPVRDADPFDPSSYLGEGRSFGHLLGGLSGE; the protein is encoded by the coding sequence ATGGCCGCCCGTCGCATCGCGGTCGTGACCGCGGGCCTGTCGACGCCCTCGTCGACCCGTATGCTCGGCGACCGGCTCAGCCACGCCGTGCTCGCGGAGCTGCGCGAGCGCGGCATCGAGGCCACCGCCGACGTGTTCGAGCTGCGCGACTACGCGCACGACCTGACCGACAACCTGCTCACCGGCTTCGCCCCTCCCGCCCTCGAGCAGATGATCAACACGGTCGTCTTGGCCGACGGCATCATCGCGGTGACCCCGATCTTCTCGACGAGCTACTCGGGCCTGTTCAAGTCGTTCATCGACGTGCTCGACCCGCAGGCGCTCACCGGAACCCCCGTGCTCCTCGGCGCGAACGCCGGAACCGCGCGGCACTCGCTCGCGATCGACTACGCGATCCGCCCGCTGTTCACCTACCTGCACGCCAACCCCGTGCCCACCGGCGTGTTCGCCGCCTCGAGCGACTGGGGCGCCAACGCCGACGAGGTCGCCCCGCTCGGGTCCCGCGTCGACCGCGGTGCCCGGGAGCTCGCGGATGCCATCGCCGCCCGCGAACCCGTCCGCGACGCCGATCCGTTCGACCCCTCGTCATACCTCGGCGAGGGCCGCTCGTTCGGCCACCTGCTGGGTGGACTGTCGGGGGAGTGA